In Octopus sinensis linkage group LG6, ASM634580v1, whole genome shotgun sequence, the sequence cacatgcgtcgtacaatctaccttttactctgagagagagaccctttgtcaccagtaggggtagaagctttctaaacattgcccaggctattcttattctagtggtaaaactctctgagcatccacctacactactaacttggtcacctacatagcagaaactatcaactacttctagtttcttctccTGGGGtataatggaatctgttttctgagtatcagtggtgtctattgcctctgtgcatctgccgcacacaaaagctatcttctcggttaattttcctttgatgctgctgcacctcttatgcatccatagcttacactgtgtACATCAtttagagtttctacctacaccttttctacagatcaagcagggctacCTACCTGAgaggtgtgtgatgagttcgccttctGACTTACtttaactttggtctttgctacattgactctaaggccttttgattctaaacctagcttccacatccgaaatttcttttctagttccggtagtgactCTGccatgagggccaggtcatcagcatagaagagctcccaggagcaacctgtcttgaattcctctgttattgcctgaattcttccgttattacctcaattcctctgttattgcttgaggtatatatacacatacatcatcatcatcatcatcgtttaacgtccgctttccatgctagcatgggttggacggttcaactggggtctggggagcccgaaggctgcaccaggccagtcagatctggcagtgtttctacagctggatgcccttcctaacgccaaccactctgagagtgtagtgggtgattttatgtgccaccgacacaggtgccaattaAGGTGCCAATTAAGAATTAAAACATCCACAATTTAATTATGCTACAAAAATCTAATATGATTCTGGAAATGGTAGGTTGGGCatttaataaaatgcaaaattcCAATGTAGTGGTGTCCTACAAACAAATGTTTCAGGCATGTTCCAATGAAGAGCTTCACTGAAAATGTTAAACAATTTGTCTCTTCATAGAACACTAATGTACTTCAAAGTACTTAATGTACTTTACTCTGTTTTAAGATAGCTTAGCTGAATATTAACATTTTCTGTGTACCTCCTTTGCTATGGTAAGTGTCATAGTGTTAACCAAATGTGCAACCTAGGTTTCATTCTTGATCATACAGTGGCTGGATGGTGAATTTGTaaagtgtcagacaaaatacctactgGTATTTtgctatgtttgtttacattctcaaTTTAAATCCCACCCAAGCTCGCATTACTTTTCATCTAATAGCAACTGAACTATAAATTTTCTTAACAGCAAATGATCAACACAATCCAATTTTTCACATATGAATTTTCTCAATCCTTTCTTCCGAGAATTAGTTCCCTATCCACATGGTTCCAACAAATATCACTCTGCAGTAACCAGACTTCAGCTGCTTGAAATGGTTTTGGGTATCAttcatatttttgaaataaaaagatCCAAGCTTCTCAGTTTTGTTCTGTTGAAGAATGACAAAAAACTATAATAACTAGTAGGATATtactttcaaatatttcaaaatcatcAGGAAAATAAAgtcttacatacatgtatgtatatatatggatatggatatatatacttgtgtatatatatatatatatatattatagcctcaggccaaccaaagccttgtgagtggatttcgtgtttgtacctccaccattgcttaacaactgatgttgctgtgctTCTgttcccataatttagcagttcagcaaaagacactgatagaataagtattaggttgtcaagaaagttcttatggaatttttaattttggttttaaatgatgtattttcaaattaattttcgttaaattactttgactatatatatcattttaaagcctgtTTTTCACCCTATGGaatcgtgttactctttttctttttgaataattaggccatttttctGGAACGTTGattacaacatggacaaaaagcaaattcacacaattttcttattctggTTCAAGCTAGgctgaaaagctgctgaaacagttcacgatatcaacgatgcgtgtgacccaggaaccactaatgaacgtacagcacaatggttgttTAAGAAATTTCGTAGCCatgacgagagtcttgaagatgataagcatagtggtcagtcatcggatgttgacaacgatcaactaggagccttagtcgaagccaatctattcacaactgttcgagagcttgcttctgaattacacataatgtatatgacaaccacttgaaagagattaggaaaacaaaaatacttgagaaatgggtgccgcatgaattgaacaacaaccaaaaaacgccgttttgaagtgtcatcttcccttcttttaagCAAGAATGACCCGTTTCTCAACCGGATTGTGAcctgtgatgaaaagtggattctttacgagaACCAGCaatgctcagctcagtggttggatgcCAATTAAGCTTCACGGCACTTACCAaggccaaagttgcaccaaatgTCGCCGGTCTCATCcgtcacagctttttggatccagacGAAACCATTATGGCAGAGAGATAcggtcagcaaatggatgaaatgcataagaaactccgacaacagctggcattggtcaatagaaaaggaccaactCTTCTCCATGAAAATGCTCGGCTGCACGTCACACAACtaaccctgcagaagttgaacgaattgggctacgaaactctgcctcatccgccatactcatCAAACCTCTCACCTACCGActatcactttttcaagcatctcgacaacttcctgtgtgagaaatgcttcaaaaaccaaaatgatgccaaacacgccttcaatgACTTCATTGCCACCAGAACACAGGATTTTTATGCTACtgacataaataaacttgtttcgtgttggcaaaagtgtgttgattctgatggtattTATTCcgttgagccgagatatgtgcatctgaatttaaaggttaaaaaccgcaagaactttcttgacaacctagtactaggcttacaaagaataaatcctgtggtcaatttgttcgaccaacagcagtgctccagcatggctgcagtcacatgactgaaacaataaaaaaaactataccaTTTTAATTCCAAGCAAAggcaggtatctctgctagtatatatatatatatactatatattatatatacaatgaatttTTTAATCACAGTCAtagttatatgtgcgtgtgtgtatatatatatatatatatatacatacacatacacacacataactatgacTGTGTGATTAAAAAATTCGTTTCACAACTatatcacatggtttcaggttcaatccactgtgtaacaccttggaCCTTCTACCAGAGCcacaggctgatcaaagccttgcaagcaggtttggtagatagaaactggaaggagcccatcatatatatatatatgcatgtatgcatgtgtctatatatcttttacctgtCTCAGGCATTaggctgcagctatgctggggcacttcaAGAATCACTGCTACAGCTGagcaatataaaaaataaaactggagcaacataaaataaagtgtctcgctcaagaacacaacacacagcccagtttggcaattgaactcactacctcatgactgtgagccatgcactttcatcAGGTATGaatacaataaatgaaaaacaagaatTGATGATTGGATGTAGTGAATGATGGATAAGGGGTAGAGAGTGTCCAATGATGCATGAGAATGAAGAGCAGTGGAATAGTAATGTAGATACAGTTGAGAGTGTGAGAATGAGAGATGATATGTGATGGGGTAGGTTGTCAGGgttgatggagagagaaagaggcaggcaTAGTGCATGGAGAAACTGAGAGATATATAGTGGTGGGGTATCAAGTGAGACAGTTCCAGGCAGTAAGAAAGATAAGTGATATCAAAGAAAAGCTACAATTAGAAAGATGATTGGTTGTAGGGGTGTCTTGAGGAGAATATTGGGTGAAAGGAAActggtgcatatgtatacacacacacactgcttctaGAGCTTAGTTTTTCTGATATGGGCAGATCTTCTTGAAAACCACATATTACTGGTTGCTGGTCATTTCCTCCATAAGGGTCAAAATCCTGAGATTagacttcaccacttcatccactGTCTTCAaaaccacagtcgaaccaattctactatatggctcagaaacctggatgttatcaaaaaagcttgagaggcggttgaatggaacttacactcgcatccttatgagagctcaaaatctctcgtggaggcatcatccaaccaaagtacaaatatatgggaaactaccacctgtatcatctcttgtgaaaggtaggagagtccagttcgctggacattgttgtagagctgaaaacgaggcaatttctactcttctcctctggaagccatctactcgcaataccagagagcacacactctcctaccctgatgtaatcttgagggatacaggcatccagcaacaggacctccgtagtgctatgatggactgtgaagtctggcgtagcatagtaaattccattatttcgaccacggtcaaacaatgatgatgatgactgtcttCTCTTTTCCACAAACTCCATCCACCTACAGGGATCAGCATTTCTTTATGCAACTTACATATTGCATGTCCTTATCAGTAAAGTCTTCTTTTATTTGCATAATGTATCTGATTCTTTTGTgctcagtttttctctctctcagcaCATTTGTATTGTCATTCATGGACacttacattgcacatccaataGAGCAtgcttacttttatttatttccagtcttctaaAGTCCTCTGCATTCAATATCCATATTTCACTACCATACAGCATCACAGTTCAAACACAAGTCTCATACAACCTACccttcactctgttgcaagcagcagtagtagttctCTTAACTTTCTCTAACTCATTCTTACACAAGctactatactttcagagcaacTAGCTCCCCTACTAACTACATTtctaggtaacaaaagctatcaactatttctagttagCCATCCAGGTATTCAAGAGAATCTACTTCTACTATGTTCATAGCACATACCACTCCAGTGCATGTACCACATACTAAGCTTACATTCTCTGTTAGTCTGCCTGTGATTCCACTACACCTCTGGTCTGTTCATAGTTTACAATGAGAACACATAGAGTTTACATCTACTCCTTTTCTGCATACTGAACAAAGCTATTTCCCTGAAGATACTAGGGTCCAGTCTTCTTGCCTTTTCACTAAAATCTTCTTTGCTAAGTTTACCTTAAAATCTCTGTCTGGCATTTGCTCTCTGGATTCCATTACGAGAACAAGATCATCAGCACATAGGAGTCCCCATGGACGGCCAGTTTTAAGGAACTATATGAAGGCTTATAGGACTATGTAAGCATGTGGTTTAATTGTTCCTACCTACAAGCTTCAGCCACAGGATATCTCATTATTTATCAACAGGTTTCACCACTTCCAATTGTATGGTTCTCTTGAGCTGTGTAAACCAGCTCTGGTActacatatctttctctctctttgacatttttttttttacagtaaccAACTATGCAacatctattttgatttataaCAGTCTAGATCTATTAGATTTCTCTACGATATCTATAACCCAGCATTCTCTGCAGTTAATTGCTCATTGTTCTGCTAACTTTCTGAAATCCAACaaaagctggaaaaaaaaaacaacaaaaaaaaacaaaacagatttcCCTATAATATTTATAAGGTCCCGTCTCCATTGGAAGAAGTGTAAACTGTTGCTACTCTTCAAGCCTCACACATTTTGTTCAGGCCAATGTTTTTGCTTTGTGTCTATTCTATATCATAAGAACTATTAACTCAAAGCAAATTCACGTAGTtgttaatacatatacacatggttATTAGCACATACTGAAACACAggtatgcaacacacacacacataaatgtaagtGCTTGCATATATTAAAACAGCAGTTATGTTGTAAATACAGCATGAATTTAATACTGTAATTAAATTAAACTTATGATCACAGGGTGCACTGGAAACCAGAGATATTATAGGTAAGAAATAAACAGACAGCTGTTTACAAAATACTGACATATTTTTATGAGATAAAGATATGGTATAACATTTtgacagaaataaaaacatatatgacaATATCTTTTATAAGTCATTGCAagttaatgttttatataaatgtattgcgAATGTGGAATTAACAAATAATCTGTGACACGTTCACATTAAATAGCTATTCCTTCGGTTACATATTTCAAACATTCTTCTACTAATTGGAgggaatatcaacaataataacagcaataatgagTGTACAAAGtgactaaaaaaaaacatttaagaagGCATCAGGTGGTAAAAAATAGATAGAGTAAACCTTTCAAAAAACCCACGATTTCATTACCAGACAATTTTGATTCCCCATAGAATCTATCAACAAAAGTTATGGGAACTTCTCCGATAGTGAAACCGAAACGTCTGGCCATTATAATCAATTCCATTTGAAACACATAGCCTTTTGACTGACACGAATTAACCAAATCTTCCAGGACAGTTTTTTTGTACAGTCGGAAGCTACCGGTCAAGTCTGAAGCACCTGGTCGCAGTAGTACTTGGGTTAAGTAGTTGGCCCCACGACTGATCAGTTTTCTCTTCAAATCCCAACCAGATACACCACCTGAACCTTTATACCTGGTGCCTGACACCACGTCCAGGTcaccttctttctgtttcttgatcATTTCGGGAATAAACTTAGGATGGTGTGATAGATCTGCatccataataatgataaagtcaCCTTTAGCAAATTTAACACCGTGAATATAAGCAGTTCCAAGACCCAGTTTCTTCTCTCTGGGTTTCAAAACAATTCTATCTTCTCCGTAAATTCCTTGAAGTTGTTTGGCTACTTCTAAAGTACCATCGGGACTGCCGTCGTCAATAATGATCACTTCAAATTTATACCCAGATTCTTCGAAGTATTTCACTAATAACCAGATGATAAATGGTaagttttctctttcattgtaAGTTGGTAAAAGAACAGAATAGAAAACGTCCTTCTTTTCTGCCATTGTTGATCTTTACACCGGCTACATGGACACATCACCAGTACACGGAAGTAACAAACTATGTATCTACTTCTCAATATTTGACATTAAATTATTTACTAATGCtactaaaatttaaataaaatagcaTATAACCTTTTAACCAGTtaaataagtttaatttatttcgaataataattttatttaaacgcCAGAAAGAAATTGTTATCAATAAAGTAGTCTCCCTTGGATTAAATATATTTCGGTAACTTAGCGTTGAGACACCGGATTAGTATCTGTTGCATGTCTATGTAATTTGttacaatattaaatatataattaaatacacatGTAATTAATCAGACATTTACAGTGAGCagagagaaagattaaaaaaaaaaataagtagaatACAAGATTTGCGGATGGGTTGATACACAGATTAGCTCATTATCATATTactgtagataaataaatagattggtAGGCAATTAGGGAGAGAAGAGTAGACCcatcaaataaatcaataaacttgtaaatatataaatagatattcttAAGACTGTTTCTTTTCtccgttttttaaaaatttaaaatgaaaacattCAGCTACATAATACTATTACTGTTATTTGTTTGTAACattcattattgaatattttcatgTTATATGATAACATTGGCAGTCTCTTTGGAAAACAACACGGTCAATTGAAAAACCATTACTCACActcacgacaacaacaacattttcacagacacatatatgtttttatatgtatatgtgaacacgtatgcatgcttatatatgtgtgtgtgtaagagagaggaatatatatatatatatatatatatatatatatgtgtgtgtgtgtgtatatatatatatatatatatatagtaataatatcaataatccttggatgaaattcatgaatattttaatgcaaaaaacTGGTTCACTTGTCTacatcattagactgtagccggCATAATGGAATacgagctttatttgcatattcaaaacgtttcccgtaaacaaattatatatatatatataatatatatatagcagttcagcaaaaatgactaatagaataagaaccaagcttgcaaagaataagtcctgggggcgatttcttcatatgactgaaacaaataaaagaataagagaatacaagtctatatatatatatatacacacagacatactcacactcacacgtatatatatatatatatatatatatatatatatatatatataagaatagcctgggcaaagttcagagagctcttacctctgctggtgacaaaaggcctctcgctcagagtaaaaggcagactgtatgacgcatgtgtgcaaacagccatgctacatggcagtgaaacatgggctgtgactgctgaggatatgcgtaagctcgcaagaaatgaagccagtatgctccgttggacgtgtaatgtcagtgttcatacccaacagagtgtaagtgtcttgagagaaaagttggacctaagaagcatcagatgtggtgtgcaagagaagcgtctacgctggtatggacacgtagtaagaatggatgaagatagttgtgcgaaaaagttccacaccctagcggttgatggaacctgtggaagaggtagacccaggaaaacctgggatgaggtggtgaagaacgaccttcgcgctttaggtctcaccgaggaaatgagcagagatcgagacctttggaagtatgctgtgcgcgagaagacccggcaggacatgTGAGGCCATAACctatggcccctacctgggacgtagtcagtccacctgtgcataccttccttcttgggacacataactctacttgtgaagacctgttgaggcaagtgaaaatcaaatcaaatcaaaatcgatgaacatcaatggaatttgtatttttgtggtaccagtgccggtggcacataagaaaaccatccgaacatggccgtagccagtactgcatcgactggcctccgtgctgtgggcacgtaacaaacaccatccaatcgtggccgtgccagccttgcctccgtgccggtggcacgtaaaaaacaccatccgagcatggccgttcgccagccttgtctggcacctgtgtcagtggctcaaaaaaacaccatctgagcgtggccgttcgccagccttgtctggcacctgtgtcggtggcatataaaaagcacccactacactcacggagtggttggcattaggaagggcatccagctgtagaaactctgccagatctgactggcctggtgcagccttcgggcttcccagaccccagttgaaccgtccaacccatgctagcatggaaagcagacgttaaacgacgatgatgatgatgatgatgtgtgtgtgtgtgtgtgtatggtactatttaagaagagtggtcccggtgcgtgtactcacgcatccgcgctagctagtcgtgactagtcgatccttactttgtattttttagttttatttactttgctaggtagtcgttgtaggatcgactagtcacaactagctagcgcgagtacgTGAGTATGCACaccaggaccactcttcttaaatagtaccatatatatacacacacacacacacatatatatatattatgtaaaacagtttgattcggttccAAGCTACTTCAAGTTTCGCAGGCCCCTAACGATAGCCTGACTCCGtatagatttctctctctctctctccctcatacacacacgcaattgATACTAAATTCATTAACAGAAGAAATACAATCAGCAAAGATGTGTGCTGGAGCactaaattttatttctgttgtgtccggggagagtcatttttgtTGTTATGCCAATAAGACGCGAATAAAGAACTGTCAGTTACACAAAGTAGTCAACAAATAGCCTGTTTCTGCGAAGTTTGTTATTGAATATATTGTACTGCAGCAGTGAAATTTAGCTGCTGTATCTGCCACACTCAATAACTTATtggaagataaaataaatactgggaatGGGGGAAGCGAGATTATTTACTTCGAGTTATTGAATGACTGTTATAAACCAAAATATTCAACTATTAACGTATTTGGCTTTCAGCATTTGTATCATACacgtgctcacatacacacacacacaaacacacacataaagagagagaaagggagagacattTTTTCTAGAGAAATCACTTGCTAGAAAAGCTATAGGCCTAGGGTCTGGAGAAACGCTCTAAAGATAAgccctttatggacgtgaaacccaagGGAACTCTGTAGACTggccatatctatctttatctatatattctactgctctataacttagagtgtgcgcttctttttcggatttatgatttagTGACgatcgatgtgtatatatatatatatatatatcctccttcttccattttcctgagcgcctaataataataatactgtaattgttccacgtgttgttgttttttctgttttcccgtttggattaaccttatatatatatatatatatattatatatatatatattatatatatatatgtgtatgtgtggtgtatatatgtatgtgtatatatatacatatatatatgtgtatatatatgtgtgtgtgtgtgtgtgtgtgtatatatatatatatatatatatatatatatataatatatatatatatatatatatatatatatataatatatatatatatataaatttaaaataataagggtgaaaatttgaatattaatttgattaatatcaatttaaaaccagtggtctagcatattgaaaaatttgaagattcagaaaaaattatattatatatatatataacgttaaatgatgatgatgatgatgatgaagacactaAAATAGGAATCAACCAATAAATATGGACAGACAATATGAAGGTAgtaagtagacagatagacaaataactagatagagagacagattgaTAGAGCCAGACAAATAGgcagggaaacagagagagaaagaggttgaAGTATAGATATGCTTTATTGTgaagtaaaatattgatttcagattttggcacaatttCAGGGCAGGTAGTAAATCGATTAAaacgaccccactgctcaacaggcacttatattatcgacctcgaaaggatgaaaggcaaagtcaccctcggcggaattggaactcagaacataaagccggacgaaatgccttcaagcatttttcccggcgaaCTAACGAGTCTGTCAGGTAAGTTATGAGACAGTAAGAGACAGGTACACAAACAAATAgacaagtttttaaaaatcaatacacTATTAGGGAAAAATGTATCTAGTTAAGCTGGATTATGTGTAcagatttataattatatttaacagTATAGACTCTAAGGCCGAACTAGCTAGGTAAATAGGTTTGTTGAtaaacaggtgtatatatatatatattctcttttacttgtttcagtcatttgactgtggccatgctggagcaccgcctttagtcgagcaaatcaacaccagaacttattctttgtaagcctagtacttattctatcggtctgttttgccgaactgctaagttacggggacataagtacaccagcatcgattgtcaagtgatgttgggaggacaaacacagacacacaaacatatacacacacatacatatatatatatatgtatacatatatacgacgggcttctttcagtttccgtctaccaaatccactaacaaggctttggtcagtccgaggctatactagaagacacttgcccaagttgccacacagtgggactgaacccggaaccatgtggttgataagcaagctacttaccacacaaccactcctgcacctatgtatatatatatatatatatatatatatatatataggtcacaacgacctcgaacccacaagagtaaacaagagagacagaaacaaacagaaataaggaaaatgccccttgtatttgaacactatacaaatattctttaaaaaaaacttttcttttaaatttttccaaaattttattgttttccattcttatagttgaaaaagtctcagtgactgaaaccggtactaaaatgttttttataaaattattttagcattttttagcTTGCcccttttattttttccatacacacacactcacacacacagatagatagatagatagatagatagatggatagatagatataagaatatatatatatatatatgtgtgtgtgtgtgtgtgtgtgtgtgtgtgtgtgtgtgtgtgtgtgtgtggtacagcacttgagcactgtatacaatttcaattattattaatttgtaatatatgtatatatttatgtgtgtgtctttgtgactgtgtttgaccccccccccacacacacacaccatcacttaaaaccaatgttgatgtgcttacgttcctgcaacttagcagttcagcaaaaataactaatagaataagtaccaagcttgcaaagaataagtactgggggcgatttcttcaactaaaaaagacggtgctccagcatggccatagtcaaatgactgaaacaaataaaagaataaaagactatatatatatatatatatatatatatatatatagatatatatatatatacacacacactcacacgtatatatatatagatatatatatatatatacacaggcatacactcacactcacacgtatatatatatatatatatatatatatgtaatatataaatatatgcatatatacatatatatatgtacatacctacatatatatacacgcatatatgggtacaggacatcaaaaaaacgttccCACAAAGGCAAatgcactcaaacacatacatatgcatgcacacacaaacaggcacacacacacacaatagacagatagatagatagatagcaatatTTTAGGTTTTCCTATGTTAACTCCCCTGAACAAGGGAAATAACCTTTGTTTATAGACGACTAAGAAAAGCAGCAGCGTTTATTCTGGTTAGTTCCTTCGTATCACCACTCTGAACTATATCGTGCCCTGCTGCagctgctagtagtagtagtagtagtagtagtagt encodes:
- the LOC115212872 gene encoding dolichol-phosphate mannosyltransferase subunit 1 → MAEKKDVFYSVLLPTYNERENLPFIIWLLVKYFEESGYKFEVIIIDDGSPDGTLEVAKQLQGIYGEDRIVLKPREKKLGLGTAYIHGVKFAKGDFIIIMDADLSHHPKFIPEMIKKQKEGDLDVVSGTRYKGSGGVSGWDLKRKLISRGANYLTQVLLRPGASDLTGSFRLYKKTVLEDLVNSCQSKGYVFQMELIIMARRFGFTIGEVPITFVDRFYGESKLSGNEIVGFLKGLLYLFFTT